The Rutidosis leptorrhynchoides isolate AG116_Rl617_1_P2 unplaced genomic scaffold, CSIRO_AGI_Rlap_v1 contig461, whole genome shotgun sequence nucleotide sequence TGGAATTCAATACCCATAATGAATTATATTTTAGTTTAAATTCACACACGTGATTTTGGATATTTCAATCGTCTTATTTAAAATACTAGTTTTGATTTTCTCATTACCACATTTTTTTTAATGGATATCGTGTTGTTTCATTCATTCAATAAGCAGGCATAATACCTGAGATTACAATCATGAAGATAAACAACGATCGAACTAGTACAACACATTCTAGCTAAAGAGAAGCCGCTTAACTGATAGATCGAGGAATCGCTTGAAGTGCAGGCAGCGCAATTAACAGCGCAATACGAGCTTTTTCTTCTCTGGAAAGATTTCACAAGCGTCGCAGATCTCCATTTAGCTAGAATTGTTGGCTGAGAAAACTTCGTCCAATTTTGAAGGTAGAAACCTAAAATGGATCGAGACAAAACTTCTGAAAAAATCAGAAGACTACCAATAATCGGACATATCCGATAACTAAACACAATGCTAAACAACCTGTGATATCTAcctaaaataaaaacagaaaatctaaaaattCTTAAGAAAATTAGGATGTTAGATCTGTAGTTACGGTGAGAGAAAATAGGTTGAGCGAAAATAAATAACATACAATTATGGCAAAACACCTCACTACCTAATTCTAACCCCAACTGGCCGGAAAACACCACCCACACGCCGGAAACCTCCTCGAAAACGGCTAACCAAACCACTGGTCCGCTCAGAAGCTTGAAAAGTACCGAAATCTTTGTAGATCTCCGACCATCGCTCTTCCACCGCCGTCCACCGCTCCGTAGACCGCTGCTCGCACCGGAAAGGGGAGGAGCTGCCGGAAAGGCTCTGGAAAAAGTCTCCCATCGCTCTTTGGTCCGTAAAAAGAGGTCCGGGAAAGAATTTCTACCACCCACCGCCACCGGAAACCGTCCGCTCGCCGGAAAAGAAGCCGAATCCGTCGAAATTTTTGAGAGAAAGTGAGAAGAGATGTAGGGAGAGTGATTACATAGACCAAAAAGAGTAGATTTAGGTGAGAGCAAGCCAAAATTACTAGAAACAAAAAGGAAAGGGGAGCCCCACCGCCGCCGAAAGTAGGCGGACGACGGTGGGGCTAGGGATGTCCATGGATGACTTCTTATGAGAAGAAAATGAGTTGAAAAAATAAGAGATGGAGGTGATGGTGGTATAGATCGGAGCAAAGCTTTGTGAGGAGGAAGCTTTTTTTTTTCTCAAAAAatcttattattaactattatatcTTCTCAGCGTTTGTGCACAATACATCAAATATACCacaaacgaacaagtaaaagtagaACTTTAAGTTTGAAGAatgttaccttatattagaattaaAATGTTTAGGTTGATTTAGTTAAATTCAATTGTTTTAGTAAATAACATGGGGAAAATTTATCAATAACCATATGATTAACTTGTTGAATTGACGATCAATGTGACTTATGACTTTTGCTCATTCATGTTGAAAAGAGAATAGAAAAATTGAAAATAATAGATTTATCAAAAGAATAGAAATAGAGACATAAAAATGTGTTAATATATTCATGAATTATTGTGGCATTTAAGTTTCTCAAAATCCGGGCTATTTAAAAATAACGAGGGGGATTGCTCATAGTCTTATAAGCTCTACACATCGAGAATATGGACTGCATTCTGAGATCATATTGAAGTATGAGTGATTATGATTGTGTCAACCATGTCTTTTTCGTCTTCTTGATCGTAAGGGCTTGAGGGACAAAGATACTTTGTCGCGCTCGCCCGAAAGGTCTCGAAGAATCTGCCCCATGCCCTGAAACAATACAAGAATTCTTACAAAAGAACCAATTCAGAGCATTGATTCTAACAGAAGCAGCAAATTCTTTAACTATTGTAGAATTGGCTAATGAAAATTCTTTAACTATTGTATACCAAGTGTATACAAAATGCAAAACAAGAGTATTGTAACACCACTATCGTCTTATGGAGAGTGTAATACAGTCTACACTAAGAGTGTTTTAAGGCAACAAATTGAAAATCAACTAGCAGGACGACGACCATCCTATTTTCAAAGTCTTTATGCAAAATTAATTTTGTCAACGGGAATTAATCAATTACTCTTCAAACTTTATTCCAACacgtttcaactttgcaaaccctAGCTAATTCTAACAAAAGCAACGTGTAGTGAAAACAAACATGGCGCTCATTTCATCGTTGTCATGAATCCAAACAAGCGAAACCTTATGCATTAGCAGTGTTGGCCAAAATCCAATAGTAGTGCCAAATTCCATCGACGGCACATTAGAGGTTGACAGGGAGGAGATCTCATCAGCAAAGGAGATAGAGGAGTCTTCATCATCAGCCAACAAATGGATTTTTCCAGAAGGTAATCAGAAAATTCAAAACACCCTCatcaccctaatatttattgtcttCCATTCAAGCTTATTGGGTAAGGATGAGTTGACACGGATGAGGGGAAGGTCGATTCCTACAAACTTGTTGAAATTCATTTTCTTTTTGGAGAACCTGACTACCCTTTCAAAGAGGATTGTGTCCCAAAGTGAGTTCATCAACAAACATTTCATCAGAATAGAGACATAcaaattatgtgttaatatatccaTTAATGTGATATTTAAGTTTCCCAAAATATGGTAAGTAAGATGAGAGGATTGTTCGTAGCCTTATCCATTTTATACATCGAGAATTGATCGGGCTCTGATATCATGTTGAGGTTTGAACGATTAAGCTACATGTCTACAAACCTAACTCAACATCAATAATTAACTCAAGGAAGAAGAATTGATCATAAATTTAATCGAAACAATAACTATGAATAAGCCGAGACGTGAAAATAAAATTAGGACTGATTTCATGGTTGTTAAAGATGATGCGCATGATTTTTACACGGCATTTTCTTCGACCATTTTAAAAAGAGATATTTAAGTTTCAGGTCCTTGTGTTGGTGAAAAACAGATTCGTAGGTCCCTATGTCCAAAAAAGAGGGTTGGAGGTCCTTGTATTATAAAAAAGCTGAGTTAGAGGTCCTTCTATTGTTTTGAAGTTAATTTTTGCTCAAGTGTCACCAATTGACCGACATGTGTCATCATGACTAATAAAACGATGACACGTGTCGTCTTATGTGTAAAAATTGCCACGTGGACAATTTGATTtcaagtttttaaaattaaattattaataataatttttaaaatattttttatttaaaataatttttcatgaaTTTGTAATATTTGATTTCTATTTATAAATTTTCTTTACTTATTTTTTAAACGAACAATAATTTcatttaaaaaaattaattaattaaaaaatattTCATTCTATCTCAATATATGAAATTTTAGCAAATTTGGcaaaataaaaaattttaattttaaagcACCCTATATAAAATGAAATACCTCATTTGTCCCAAATTAGATGTAAAATATTTGGATTTTTATATAAATTAAGGAATCAAGAATGAAAGTATTAATTTGACAAACATATTCTTAGTAATCATTTGTATATAAGTGATGTATATACAATGCTAAAATATGTTGAAAAAATGGTGGGTCGCCCTAATTTTGACCTAGTCAAGTGCATTCTACGTATATTGTAGATGAATGCGGTATAATCACAAATAGAATTTGACTTTGAAATGAATTAAAATTTATATGTTGAAAtaagttgttaaatatatatataaagtgtaaaATATGCCTAACTTATGGTGGTGGATAAAATAATTTAAgaaaatttataaatataaataaaatttcattaataattcttttttcaaattaattaataataattttatttgaaaaattaatcaatAGAAAGTTTACtttaaataaaaaattaattattaaaaaaatttagaaattatttgaaataattaattatttaaaaagatTTGGAATAAAATTATCTACGGGACAATTTTTACACATAAGATGACATGTGCCATCATTTTATTGATTATAAGGACACGTGTCGACCACATCGGTGACACCTCAGCAAAATTCAACTTCAAAACAACATAGGGATTTTCGAATCAGCTTTCTTTTAACACAAGCACCTCCAACCTTCTACAGACCTATTTTTCACCAACACATGACCTGAaacttaaatttttttaaaaattcacactaataagtaatgtcttttatttattgtcttgtttgtttttttatttttgtaaGATTTATTGTCTTGTttgtttgtcttttttttttttttttggtaaggcTATGAATAATGCAATGGGATTTAAACATACTTAATTAGAAACACAATTTATgtaaaataattaaatacaaattaatgATTTGTACGAAGTCAAGTGAAAGACTGATAGCTTACCATTTAAATAGTCATAAACAACAAAGCTAATCTTTCAATTGATTGGACCATCTTATTGTTTTCAGATATAATTTAAGGTGTGATTTTAATGGGTGAAAGACTGAAAGTTGCCCTTTTCTTGAAAAAAATCGTCATTTTTCTAAATGAAAAAAGTTATGTCAAGTGTTCTCAACGGACGGATCTACAGTTATGCAGTGGAAAAACTATTTATAAAATTTCTTCCTCTAGAATTTCAAATAATGGAGTTCAGTTTGGAATGCAGAGAAAAGATTGCATTGCAGGCATTGTATGGTAAAGGAGAGACAAGAGGCTCTTCTGATCTCATACTGTGGACGTTAATTGTTACGTATAAAAAGTTTAGGAAACGTTTTTACACATAAGTGACACGTATCAAAATCTATGATTTGTTAAAAGTGATAGATCGGTCTAAATTAACGTCCGTTAGGGTCGAGGGACTAACGAGTTCAAAAAATCATAAACGGAAAGATTATTTAGTGAACTTTATGTTTAAAAAAACGAAACAGTTCAAAAACGTTTGAAACATTGACCAAACGATTACTTTTGGCCTTTTTTAATCATATATCATAGCCATGTTACCTTAAACCATAAGATTCCATTTTAGAACTTGGTATTTTGATTTTTCTAAGAATGATAATCTCTTTCAGTTTTCACAAATACATGCATAACTAGAAAAATAATAAATGATTTATTTATACGAAAGACGAATGAATCTCTAATAATATCTTACAATAGTCATAAACAACAAATTATTTCTTAAGAATTCAAAAAAGTTTGCAgggtataaaaataaaaaataaataagatTTCTTTGTTTGTCCTCAAGTTCAACTGAAGTTAAGAAACAGAGAATTGAACTCCAAACATCGATATCTAAGATTTGGAAGAATAGTATCTGGCATCTGGTATCCAATTTACTTCCAACATTGATCCTACATAAATATTTGGAAGATTAGAGGATTAGAGTAGTTATGTTTCAACAATACCAGAATCTCATTTCAACTGATAAAGAAACAACAATAAACCAATCTACTTACTCCACTTATTAGATACGATGATGGCACAGCTACTTGAATCGATTATCAATGTGGACCACGACTCCGGCTCCTAGAGCGCCGTTGAAGGAGCTTCTGGGCTGGAGTTTGATGATCATCCTAATCAAGGAATAGCATACAACGATACTAAGTTACAATGATCAACTCCAAATTTATTACTAGTGCGCACAGTTAAATCCTGAATTTATTTATGATTGACAGGGAAAGAGAAAGCAAACCTTGTATAAAGATGCAGCAGACTCGGACTCGCCAGTCGGCATTAGCATATTCCCTTGTGATCGTAACAAATCCAAGGCATCTAGTGTCAGCTGCCACCCACAAAGTGCAACAGTATCGGCACTTGAGCCAGAAGAGGAGCTACTACAGCCAGCAGCAGCAACATTTCCATTCACCCAGGGACAGAACTCATTATGATGGAGAATCGGATCAAATTCTGTACCCCCTTCGTAATTGCTTTCTCCTTTCGGTGGCCCTGAAAAACCAAATTTAAAAGTTCTGAGGAAAGAACAAAAGAGATGGAAAGGAATGCACTTGATGAGCTACAAGAATTAAGGAAAACAGAACTTAGTCTTTTACCTATCCCATTTGCCATAGCATAATCTAGTTCTGGGTATGGGTATGGGCAATTGTTTGTAGAAGATGCTTTCCCACCCTTTGTTACCTCCTTATTGGTTGTTTCATAACCGGAGTTGACATTTGCATTGCAGGAAAGAGAAGGGTGTGCATGGTTCTCTGTAGTCAGTTTGCAGCTTTCGCTCGCCTTTTCGCCACTCTCGACAGATTCTGCCTTGGATGAACCGTCAACTTTTGAAGCACTATCCGCCCTTCCTAAAGAGCGAGAGAACATCTCTTGGCTATCACCATGTGGATCTTCCCTGTTAGTTTCGTCTGGAACAATCTCATCCATCAAACCTGGATCAGCAGTAGATTCACCAGTCTGGCCCTGATTTTCAGTATCTTCTACTCTGGTCTCCACATCACCAACAACGCTATTCGTTCTATGGGTAGAAACGTCAATGCCACGGATTTCAGCTTCATGGCTAGCACACATACCAACACTTCCTCCACTGATTCCAAAACTAACACCATCCCTAGCCTGGGCTGTAGTTCTCCCGGCATTGAATATCTCCTCACCATCATTTGTGCTACTAACACCCATTTCCCCAGGAGCTACTTCTACACTTGGTTGTATGTAGATGCTCTGCTGAGCTTGATTACTGTAGTTCATTTCAGATGCTTCATTCAAGTCTGGATTGCCATATGTACTAGATGAGGGGAAATAAATTTCATCGAAATCTCCGGGATGATTCTCCACGCTTTCAGCGGAGTCATCATCTGCACTGTGACAGACTGTATCCATAGCAATGACTGAGGATGCGCGTGCTGAATCTCTGGTTGATGGGTTTCCCATGAATTGATCACTTCCTTGCCAAAATGAACCAGATCTGTTGACATCTGCATAGGCTTCACGACCTGCTGAACGACTAGGACCGGCGCCAGATAAGTCTTTGGGGTACGGTGAACAGAATGTATCAAAAATATCAGAGTCGCGAGCACGTTTTGAAGGCCCGGCTGAATCTTGTCTATCACCAGTAACTTCATCTCCATCACGATCAATAACAGTCCCTTCAACACTATCAGCATGTTGTATCCTCAAGTTTGGCCTATTATTTGAGCTCCCACCGATTTCCAAGCTTCGCTTACGAGAACTTGGACCCCGCGATTCATAAGAAGCAGCACGGTCACCAACCTCGCTGCCTGCCGGTTGCCCAATTATTAGATCTCTTCCCATGTCTGCATCGAGAATATTTTCAGTTGTCCCTGTCCTACCGTCCAGGTTAAAAGACAACCCCCCAGCCATTGTCAGATTTAAATCGACATCTGAATTTGGCCGCAGTTTCCCCTTATCCGTTGTTGCCACTTCATCACGGTCTTCAATCTGCTCTTTGTCAGGATCATCAGCGGCGACCCAACCACTAATTCCACTAGCTGCACTAGCTCCACGAGTCAGTCCTAGTTTTTTGCTTGTGTCGGGAATATCTATGTTGTTTTGAGTAAAAGGAGTAGGTCGTGGAACAGTTAAGAAATCTGATATTCTTACAGTGGCACCGCATAAGCTACAGTCCAATAGAGGTGATCGGAACTCAGATCCGGAATCCACATCTAAGACTTTATTCTTTCCGGTATCCTTTCTGGCAGAAGAGAACATATTTTTGCTTGGTCCAGGATCCTGTGGGAGATGAACTTGGGCCTGGGAAGGACCAAAAGAATATCCATTTCTAGCTGACTGAGCAGAATGTTCTTCACAATCTTGAACATTTAGAAGCCATCTTGGCTCCCATCCGCAGAGACTAATGAGTTTCTGGGCCTGCCAAAAGAAAATATAAGATAATTCAAAATAGATGAATAGATTGAATTTAAAAATGATGATAGCAACAGACGATGTACCTGAGAATATGAAGATGATGAACCATCTCTTGAAAATTCAAACTCTGGTCCACTCTCTGATTCTCCAGCCATGAGATTCTGAAAGTGCGATAACAAGCGATCTATCTGTGGGCCCCGAGACATTTTCATCTTCTCAATTGCAGAAGCTGCAATTACAGGAAGAAATTGAAATTGCAGAAGTCCGTCACACCTATCCTTGTATCCCCCAATCAGGGCAGACTGTGGAGTTGGAGGAAACTGTGCCAAACTTTCAGGGCAGCTGTTTCCTCTCCAAGGACAAGCAACTTTGTGCCCTGTATCCAGCTTTTCTGCAAAGGCTTCACCGGCATCTTCAAAATTATCCACAAAATAGAAAACAAAAACGATTAAAGACAGCCACAGACACAAAATAAATTATAACTGAGCTGCACATCTTTTAGAATAGAATCAAATGGAGATGGATGCAATTTCGGTGAATAAAAGAAAGGAGAGAATTTTTTTCCATTGAAAGTCGAGGTCCCAAGAAACAATAACGTCACAAGTGGAAAGCATGACATGGCACCAGGGACGGGGAGAAATTTTCATCAAACAAGACTCCATATATTTACGCAGATTTGATAACATCTTTTACAGTAGCCCCACGTTCAGAATTTTGAATATACATGTACATTCGGGAACTTTCAAAGAAAATAATTTTATAACAAGTTATGCAACAGCTAACCTTCAGCAGAGGAGCCGGATGGTAACGAAACAGAACTAAGGCATGCACCACATGATTCGCACACAattttatcaatatcaatatttaccCAACCTCTCTGAGCACAAGCCAATGAACTGGCAACCTGCAAATGCATAAATAAGTATCAGTTATCTAGAGCTACTTTCCTGTAAACACAAGGATCAAGAAAACCAAATAATACATTAGCAATACATGTTGCATTACAAATAAGAGATAACCATATGGAATTACCTTAGGTTTCCCTAACCAATTAGATGGCTTAAATGTTGCTAAACGCCTTAACAAATCGCCTCTTTCCCATGGCCTACATGATGGTCTTGAAGAGCCAAGGGCAGAACCAGCCATACTTGTGCTCAATGAGGTCCGTGGTGGTTGTCCATGACCAGACCAATCCAAGCTGCCGACGTTTGTTGGCACAGCAGGAGATGATGCCCCAACAGAACTGACAAAAGAGAGAATACATCAGCAATGGTCGAGAAAACAATTTCACTACAAGCTGTAAACTCAAAATGATCAGGAAAAGAAAAATATGCATGATTAAGAATGGCAAAAGGCCGATGAAAACAGATGAAAACTCCCAGATACTAATTTCCACTTTTACTTTGTCAAAAGAGGATACGAATGGAACAAACTCGCAAGGAAGAAATCAAGCATTGTACTTTAAAGAAGTATAAGATTGCATTCTTAGAAATGCTACATCATGTCGTAGACGGTAGACCTAATGGCAATCATTCACCAATTGAAAATGAATAAATGACCCTTATGATTAATGCTTCCTGAAAATTCTAAGGATTCTAAATCGATTCATGGATCTGGTTCCGAGTAATGTCCAAGCGATAATCAAAAGAATGCATGTATCATTTAATTGTACAAAATTTTAAGACAAGATGGAAAGGAGAATCCACCAAAAATTTCCAAAAAAGTACATGATGGCTTTCAAACCCCTCTCATGCTGAAACTAACAACAATATAGAAAATATTCTTTTCAATCAATTCCAGACACGTAAAAAGCCATAGAAATAAGAAAGTTTACAGTTAAACATACTCAAGATAAAGTTTTGGATCTTGaacttttaatatcaaaactaattAAGACAATGCTGGATACGATACCCTCTCAAGTTAAGTTTTTCAATTCCAATCAATAGAGCGTTACTTGTTGTTATCGATTTCCAAATTGAAGTTAAGTCATTGGATTTTAAATTTTATCCTTTCTAAGAAGATGGCACAAACAATCTCAATACAAATTTTACTATACTAGTCAAGGGAAATACACAGAGCAGAGTGACAACACTGGGTTTAGCTAACTCTATTAACATTTCCAAGTCGACTTTACGCAGGAAAACAAACATAAGCCCCAGCCGTCTATCCATTCTCACCGAGCAATCAGCGAAAACCTCCCAAATTACTTCTTACCATTGATCCACCTTTCAAAGTCAACACTCCCAAATTAGTCACGATATGCACACATTGAATACAGAACCTACATGAAGCTAAAGTATACCGAGTAATAATAGCTTGAACAAAGCTCAGAGTATTCATTCCCTCTCATAATTTACCCAACACACTTCCAATTTCAATAGAAATCGACTTCCTCGCGAGCCCTAGGTACATGCCAAGCTCACAAACACTCAAAACATTGAATGAATTCCTCAAATTACAGAGTCGCACATGAACCCAACCAGAAGCAAGCAACAGATAATCAAAACCCTAGCTTTATAGAAGCAATTAAAACGGGGCAGAGGCCGAGAAACCGAGAGACATGATGAAATACCTGGCAGCGGGAGCGAGATCAATGGTGCCTCCAGAGCTGATTACCTCTTCTCTCATTGTGATGATTTCTCAGTGACGGGAATTTGTCGGAGAGCAAGAGAGAGAGAATGCTAATGGTACTGGTTATTTATTCATTTAACAGTTTTAGTTTCTCGATATATGACGAAGGAGAAATTGTTGAATTTCCATATATAAACAACTCATTACTAACTATACGAATTAAATATCGACACGTGTAAAATATAATCCGTGGCAATAGAGATGGAAAGTTATTAAACAAAAGGAAATAAATCAAGAAACGTCAACTCACTGAGTCCGTGAGTCGACTCGCTTTCGCTATTCCTTCCGGTCAACTCAATAAACGGGTCAGGTGGACAACCCGACATTTTGGCTAGTGCGGCGCGTGAGGAAACGCGTGTAGCTGGGTCATCCAGAGGGCTTTGTAAGTTCTAGTGGACTTTATCACTTGGCCTAGATATTGAAACTAAAGCCCAGACTTTTAGTCGCTGGTTAAGAGAAAAATCTTCCACGAGGTTATTGGATTCATAGATTTATCCAAAGACGTCACAATCGTATACCAAACTTTCATTTTGGACAGAGATTTTTCAACCCACAACTGGGGCCCACTTAACTTTTTCTACAAAACCTTTAATAATAATGTCATAGAGGAGGACCACTAAACATTGCTAAACaaccttcaaaaaaaaaaaaaaaaaaacattgctaAACACAATTAAATAGTAATCTTTTCCTTAGTCATACTGATTTAAGTACTACTATAACATTATTTATTCAAATTCTATGTAATCAATGTGGAAAAAATCTGTGTAATGTAGCTACCTATCATAATATTGCTAATTAAGAAATGTGACCATTCCTATTTTCAAGACATGAGTCCCACTAATCTCGAAGCTATTTCTAAAGCTTAATTTTTTAATTTGTCATAAGATAAAATTAAGTAGAGGTCCcactaaataaaactaagtattaaTACAACCGCAACTCACCTAAAAACCCTTTCAATCGTTAGAAGGATTTTATGTACTCTTTTCGTCGCAAAATATATGATTTCATAGTAATGTAGCTACGTAGGTGCCTAAAAATTTGTAAGTATGTATTGTTAATTTAAAGTGACGGAAAAAACATTTCATGACTTATTGTCATcatgttttgttttatttttttacttttgagTAATGAGAACTTTGCATTGTCATGAATGAGAAAGCAAAAAAGTCCCAAAAGACAAGAGATATGGACCCATATTTAAATGATAAGTCATTCAACATTAATGCGATcgataattttattttttttagataatTTTTATGTGTGGTTTTGTTAGTTAAAGATGTATTTGTTCTGTATTTGGAACGTATTCTGTTTTGTTATAGATATTTT carries:
- the LOC139883860 gene encoding uncharacterized protein, translating into MREEVISSGGTIDLAPAASSVGASSPAVPTNVGSLDWSGHGQPPRTSLSTSMAGSALGSSRPSCRPWERGDLLRRLATFKPSNWLGKPKVASSLACAQRGWVNIDIDKIVCESCGACLSSVSLPSGSSAEDAGEAFAEKLDTGHKVACPWRGNSCPESLAQFPPTPQSALIGGYKDRCDGLLQFQFLPVIAASAIEKMKMSRGPQIDRLLSHFQNLMAGESESGPEFEFSRDGSSSSYSQAQKLISLCGWEPRWLLNVQDCEEHSAQSARNGYSFGPSQAQVHLPQDPGPSKNMFSSARKDTGKNKVLDVDSGSEFRSPLLDCSLCGATVRISDFLTVPRPTPFTQNNIDIPDTSKKLGLTRGASAASGISGWVAADDPDKEQIEDRDEVATTDKGKLRPNSDVDLNLTMAGGLSFNLDGRTGTTENILDADMGRDLIIGQPAGSEVGDRAASYESRGPSSRKRSLEIGGSSNNRPNLRIQHADSVEGTVIDRDGDEVTGDRQDSAGPSKRARDSDIFDTFCSPYPKDLSGAGPSRSAGREAYADVNRSGSFWQGSDQFMGNPSTRDSARASSVIAMDTVCHSADDDSAESVENHPGDFDEIYFPSSSTYGNPDLNEASEMNYSNQAQQSIYIQPSVEVAPGEMGVSSTNDGEEIFNAGRTTAQARDGVSFGISGGSVGMCASHEAEIRGIDVSTHRTNSVVGDVETRVEDTENQGQTGESTADPGLMDEIVPDETNREDPHGDSQEMFSRSLGRADSASKVDGSSKAESVESGEKASESCKLTTENHAHPSLSCNANVNSGYETTNKEVTKGGKASSTNNCPYPYPELDYAMANGIGPPKGESNYEGGTEFDPILHHNEFCPWVNGNVAAAGCSSSSSGSSADTVALCGWQLTLDALDLLRSQGNMLMPTGESESAASLYKDDHQTPAQKLLQRRSRSRSRGPH